In Paenibacillus dendritiformis, the DNA window AAAAACCGTTCCCCGTCACGAACAGATGAATCCGGCCCCGGCCGGGCTCCTGGTTCGCGTTCGGTTCATGCTCCAATCGCGCCTCGCAAATCGTGCGCACATTGGTCAGTTTCGGTGATTTGGGCGATGCGACTGACGTAAAGTCATGCTCTCCGACGAAGTGCTGAAGCGCCTGACGCATCGCCTCAATATCAAGCGGTGCGGGATGATGGAATTCCACATTGCGCCGGAAAACATCACGCGTCCGCTCCGCCAGGATTGAATAACGGTACGTCTTGCGCTTCGCTGAGAACCGGGCATGGAACGATTCGGGAGCTTCCCATGCATCCCGGATGACAATGTCATCGGGCAACCGCGAGTTCATCGCGGCGCACCAACGTTCGATGGGTATCGATGACTCGGTCGCGAAGTTAACCACTTGCCCAAGCGCATGCACGCCGGCATCCGTACGCCCGGAAGCCGTAACGGCCGCATGCTCCTTCGTTAACATGTGAATCGCTTCTTCGATGCGTCCTTGTATCGTGTCCCGACCCGGCTGCGTCTGGTAACCGCTGTATGCCGTGCCGTCATAGCTTAACAGCATTCCAATGTTACGCATAAAGCACCTCCGTGGTGAACCGCCTGCATGGCTGCGGGGACGGCGTCCCGACGCGATTAAAAAGAAAAGCTCCTCATGGGAGCCTTCTTTCACGCCGCTGCTGCGTCGTTATCGTATCGCTAAACAGGACCGCGAACTTACGCGCGGTCAACCAGTTCCAAGTACACCATAGGCGCAGAATCGCCGCGGCGCGGTCCCAATTTCATGATGCGGGTATATCCGCCTGGACGTTCTGTGTAGCGTGGAGCAATATCCGAGAACAACTTCTGGATTGCATCCTGTTCCCCATTCAGAGTCTCGCGGCGAACGAATGCAGCCACCTGACGGCGAGCATGCAGATCCCCACGTTTCGCCAGCGTAATGAGCTTCTCAGCGATGGAGCGAACTTCTTTCGCTTTCGCTTCCGTCGTCTGAATACGCTCATACAAGAACAAATCAGTTACCAAGTCGCGGAACAATGCTTTACGGGCACTGGAATCACGACCCAACTTTTGGTATGCCATTGCTATTTCCCCTCCTTCTAAGCCAAGTTCCTGTTAGTCTTCCATGCGAAGGCCCAATCCGAGTTCTTCGAGCTTCTCTTGAACTTCCTCCAAAGATTTGCGGCCCAGGTTCCGGACCTTCATCATATCTTCTTCGGTCTTCGTAATCAGCTCTTGAACCGTATTGATGCCTGCACGCTTCAAGCAGTTGTAGGAACGAACGGAGAGATCGAGCTCTTCGATTGTCATCTCAAGCACTTTCTCTTTTTTGTCTTCCTCTTTTTCAACCATGATTTCCGCGTCTTTCGCTTCATCCGTCAATCCGACGAACAGCATCAAGTGCTCCGTCAGAATCTTCGCACCGAGGCTCACCGCTTCTTCTGGTCGAATGCTTCCATCCGTCCACACTTCAAGGGTTAACTTGTCGTAGTTCGTGACTTGGCCGACACGCGTATTCTCCACGTTGTAGTTCACGCGGGAGATCGGCGTGTAGATCGAGTCCACCGGGATGACACCAATCGGTTGGTCTTCCCGCTTGTTCCCGTCAGCCTGCACATAGCCACGGCCACGATTTGCGAAGATTCGCATATGAAGTCTGGAACCTTGCGCTAAAGTTGCAATGCGGAGATCCGGGTTCAAAATTTCCACATCGCTGTCCGCTCGAATATCGCCAGCCGTTACAATCCCTTCGCCATCCGCATCGATCTCGAGAACTTTCTCTTCATCGGAGTGGATTTTGAGCGACAGGGCCTTCAAGTTCAAGATGATTTCCGTTACGTCTTCATAGACTCCCGGAATCGTCGAGAACTCGTGCAGGACACCGTCGATTTGGACGGACGTCACCGCAGCACCGGGCAAGGAGGAGAGCAGAATACGGCGCAGGGAGTTGCCTAGCGTCGTTCCGTATCCTCGCTCCAGCGGTTCTACGACAAATTTGCCGTATGTGCCTTCCTCATTGACGTCCACGGTCTCAATTTTCGGCTTTTCGATCTCAATCACTGTATAACCCTCCTTCAAACGTCGCTGGCGTTTTCCAACGTCAAACACCTACGGTCGGTCGATTCATGCAGTATGCCTAAACAACCATTATTCCCAACAGGCGCTAGCTTAATACTACACGCATCGGTGTGCCATCATTATACGCGACGACGTTTTGGCGGGCGGCAGCCGTTGTGCGGGATTGGCGTAACGTCTTTGATCATGCTGACTTCCAAGCCTGCAGCTTGCAGAGAGCGGATGGCAGCTTCACGACCTGCGCCAGGACCCTTAACCATTACCTCAACCGACTTCATGCCGTGTTCCATTGCCGTTTTGGCAGCGGATTCCGCAGCCATTTGCGCTGCGAATGGCGTCGATTTACGAGAGCCTTTATAGCCCAAATTCCCGGAACTAGCCCAAGAAATAGCGTTGCCGTGTGGATCCGTGATCGTTACGATCGTGTTGTTGAACGTAGAACGAATGTGAGCCACACCACTCTCGATATTTTTACGGTCACGACGTTTTGTGCGTACGACTTTTTTCGCTTTAGCCATTGCTAGTTATCCCCCCTTATTACTTCTTCTTGTTCGCTACGGTACGACGAGGGCCTTTACGCGTACGAGCATTTGTCTTCGTACGTTGCCCACGAACAGGCAATCCGCGGCGATGGCGGATTCCGCGATAGCATCCGATTTCGACCAGACGTTTGATGTTCAAAGAGATCTCGCGGCGGAGGTCGCCTTCAACTTTAACATTCTTGTCAATCGCCTCACGGATTTTGTTCACTTCGTCTTCCGTCAAATCGCGAACGCGAGTATCCGGGTTGACACCTGCTTGCGCAATGACTTTCTGAGAAGTCGATTTTCCGATTCCGAAAATGTATGTTAAGGCGATCTCAACGCGTTTATCACGTGGCAAGTCCACACCAGCTATACGAGCCATTAACGCTACACCCCCTTCTTTTATCCTTGTTTTTGTTTATGCTTCGGATTTTCACAGATTACCATAACGTTGCCTTTGCGTCGAATGACTTTGCATTTCTCGCAAATCGGCTTAACAGAAGGTCTTACCTTCATGCTGAATACCTCCTAGTTATCAAGTTGCACCCGTATCTCCAGCCCGCGTCTGACGGCCTGCAAGTGCATGCAAGTGCTCCTCGGCGACAGCCGGGCGCTACTTCCGATATGTGATGCGACCTTTGCTCAAATCGTATGGCGAAAGTTGCACGACCACTTTGTCCCCTGTCAGAATACGGATGAAGTGCATCCGCAGCTTGCCGGAAACATGGGCTAAAATTTGATGACCGTTCTCCAATTCAACTCGAAACGTTGCATTCGGCAACGGCTCAATGACCGTGCCCTCCACCTCAATTACATCTTCCTTGGCCAACGTCATTCTCCTTTCTGTTCAACATCTGCAGCGGCTGACTCTTCCGCAAATTTCGTCAGGACGTACCGGAGCTTACTGTTCGTAACCCGGCCGCTCTCCTGTAAACTTCGGACAACTTCATGGCTAATCTCGGGTAGCACCTCGAGATGAAGCAAGTTTTTTCGCTTAGGCTGGTCAAACTTCCGTTTGTCCCCATCCGCTATATTGACGTAGCGCGATTCTTCAATGCCGATGATGACTGCGAGCTTGCCCGCATCACGACCTCGAAGCACCTTGACGAATTGGCCGAGACGAGGGGTTGATTGTTCACTCATCTTCCATCACCTACTCAACCAGCTTCGTCAAAATTTCGCAACCTTCCGGCGTTACGGCTACCGTATGCTCGAAGTGAGCGCACAGCGTTCCGTCCGCCGTCACTACCGTCCAGTTGTCTGCGAGCGTCTTGACATACCGCTCACCGACAATGACCATCGGCTCTATCGCAAGCGTCATGCCCGGTTTGAGACGCGGGCCGCGGTCCGGAATCCCGTAATTCGGGATTTGCGGTTCTTCGTGAAGATCCGTTCCAATCCCGTGCCCAACATATTCTCGCACGACCGAAAAACCTGCATCTTCGATTACGCGCTGGATCGCATGGGATATCGTGTAAAGACGCGTATCCGGCTTGACCAGGGCAAGCCCTGCATATAGCGATTGCTCCGTTACCTCGAGCAGCCGCCGGGCTGTCTCCGAGATGGTGCCGACGCCATAGGTCCAGGCCGAGTCTCCATGATATCCACGGTATTCCGCACCGATATCGATGCTGATGATGTCGCCTTCGTTTAACTTGCGTGTGCCGGGAATGCCGTGCACCAGTTCTTCGTTGACTGATACGCAGATGCTGCCGGGAAATCCGTTATAACCTTTGAACGAAGGTGTCGCCCCTTGGCTGCGAATGAACGTCTCTGCAATAGAATCGAGTTCACGAGTCGTGATCCCTGGCTTAATGGATTGGGCCAGAAGACGATGCGTTTCCGCTACAATTCGCCCAGCTTCTCTCATGAAGCCTAATTCTACTTCGGACTTACAGATGATCATCTTTTTAACCTCGCAGTAAAGATACGATTTCAGACGTCACCGTATCGATTTCCTTCTCCCCGTCAACCTGACGCAACAAGCCCTTGTTCCCATAGTATTCGAGTAAAGGAGCCGTTTTGTTGATATATTCGTCAAGGCGCGTGCCGACCTTCTCCTCGGTATCGTCCGAGCGCTGGTACAGCTCGCCTTGGCACTTATCGCAAACGCCTGCTTGTGCAGGTGGGTTAAATATGACATGGTACGTCGCGCCGCAAGACTTGCAGATACGTCGTCCCGTAAGACGAGCCAGCAATAAATCGCGGTCCACGCTCAGATTAATGACATGGTCCAGCGTTCGGCCCAACTCCGTCAGGATGCCGTCCAGCGCCTCGGCTTGCGCCAATGTGCGCGGGAAGCCGTCCAGCAGGAAGCCGGCTTCGCAATCCGGCTGCGCGAGCCGTTCGCGAACGATGCCCACGGTAACGTCATCCGGAACGAGCAGACCTTGATCGATGTACTGCTTGGCCTTCAACCCGATAGGGGTGCCTTCGTTCATCGCTTTGCGGAACGCATCCCCCGTAGAAATATGGGGAATTCCGAACTCGGCAACAATGCGTTCGGCCTGCGTCCCTTTCCCTGCCCCAGGAGGCCCCATGAATAGAATGTTCATCGAATGTCACTCCCCTTTATGCAAGCACAGGCTTAACTTCGCCGGAAGTGGGGTGCTTCGATGCCATTCGTTAAGCCTCTGCTATACAAGAAACAGCACAATAGGTGCCGATGAGCACAAAGCCTCATCAGAACCTATTGCCTATTTATTGATGAAACCTTTGTAATGGCGTTTAATCAATTGGCTTTCAATTTGCTTCATCGTGTCAAGCGCGACGCCGACGACGATAAGAAACGAAGTTCCGCCGATTTGAACGGAACGAGGCAATCCGGCGAGCGATCCGAAGAACACCGGTATAATGGATACCACCGCCAGGAAGATGGCGCCGGCCAGCGTGATGCGAGTCATGACCCGCGTCAAATATGTGGCTGTCGCTTTCCCTGGACGGATGCCCGGGATATAACCACCGTTCTTTTTCATTTGATCCGCCATTTGTTGCGGGTTCAACTGCACGAACGTGTAGAAGAACGTGAAGCCGATAATCATGAGCACGTACAACACCATGCCCAGCGGTTTATCGATCATCATATGGGTGATTATCCATTGAGCCCACGTTTTATCCGCCCAGAACTGGGCGATTGTAGCAGGGAACATCAGCAGCGATGACGCAAAGATTACCGGAATAACCCCTGCTCCGTTGACTTTCAACGGAATATGCGTATTTTGTCCGCCGTACATTTTGTTCCCGACCACGCGCTTGGCGTACTGGACCGGAATTTTGCGGTTACCTTGCTGAATGTAGATAACCCCGACGATGATGAGAACGATGAACAGCGCAATGATGATCATCTTAATGATGTTTAAGAACAGCTGATTACCGTCAATGAACTGGCTCTGCACGATCTCCTGGATATGCGTCGGAATGCCTGCCACGATACCGGCGAAGATGATGATGGAAATCCCGTTACCGATTCCCTTCTCCGTAACCTGCTCGCCAAGCCACATCAGGAACGCTGTACCCGCCGTCAATACGATGGCGATTAGGATGTAATCCGTGTACGTGGCGTTCGGAACAAGCTCCAAGCCATATAGCCGGTTAAAACCAATCGCTGTACCGAATGCTTGGATCAGACCCAGAACCACGGTGCCATAACGCGTCACTTGGGCAATTTTCTTCTTGCCCACTTCTCCTTCTTTGGCCCATTCGGCGAATTTCGGCACAACATCCATCGTCAGCAACTGCATAATGATGGACGCCGTGATATACGGAAATATACCAAGCGCAAAGATGGAGAATTTGAAGAGCGCGCCGCCGGAGAACGTGTTCAGGAAGCCGAACAGCTCCGTGCCCTGGTTGGCATTAGCAAAAACCGATGTATCCACACCGGGTACCGGGACAAAGGATCCGATGCGATAAACGATCAAGATCATGAGCGTAAAAAGAATTCTGCGTCTCAGATCTTCGACTCGCCATATATTCGATACGGTCTTAAACATTAAATCACCTCGGATTTGCCGCCGGCAGCCTCGATCTTCTCCACCGCAGATTGAGAGAACTTGTTCGCTTTCACTGTCAGCTTGACAGTCAGTTCACCGTTGCCCAATACTTTGATTCCGCTCATTGGGTTTTTCACGATGCCTTGTTCCATCAACAGTTCCGGAGTAACTTCAGTACCAGCCTCGAAGCGGTTCAATTCCGTAACATTCACTACCGCATACTCTTTGCGA includes these proteins:
- the rpsM gene encoding 30S ribosomal protein S13, which codes for MARIAGVDLPRDKRVEIALTYIFGIGKSTSQKVIAQAGVNPDTRVRDLTEDEVNKIREAIDKNVKVEGDLRREISLNIKRLVEIGCYRGIRHRRGLPVRGQRTKTNARTRKGPRRTVANKKK
- the map gene encoding type I methionyl aminopeptidase: MIICKSEVELGFMREAGRIVAETHRLLAQSIKPGITTRELDSIAETFIRSQGATPSFKGYNGFPGSICVSVNEELVHGIPGTRKLNEGDIISIDIGAEYRGYHGDSAWTYGVGTISETARRLLEVTEQSLYAGLALVKPDTRLYTISHAIQRVIEDAGFSVVREYVGHGIGTDLHEEPQIPNYGIPDRGPRLKPGMTLAIEPMVIVGERYVKTLADNWTVVTADGTLCAHFEHTVAVTPEGCEILTKLVE
- a CDS encoding DNA-directed RNA polymerase subunit alpha, encoding MIEIEKPKIETVDVNEEGTYGKFVVEPLERGYGTTLGNSLRRILLSSLPGAAVTSVQIDGVLHEFSTIPGVYEDVTEIILNLKALSLKIHSDEEKVLEIDADGEGIVTAGDIRADSDVEILNPDLRIATLAQGSRLHMRIFANRGRGYVQADGNKREDQPIGVIPVDSIYTPISRVNYNVENTRVGQVTNYDKLTLEVWTDGSIRPEEAVSLGAKILTEHLMLFVGLTDEAKDAEIMVEKEEDKKEKVLEMTIEELDLSVRSYNCLKRAGINTVQELITKTEEDMMKVRNLGRKSLEEVQEKLEELGLGLRMED
- the rplO gene encoding 50S ribosomal protein L15 encodes the protein MKLNELTPAPGSRKDSKRRVGRGIGTGNGKTAGRGHKGQNARSGGGVRPGFEGGQNPLYRRLPKRGFINPTRKEYAVVNVTELNRFEAGTEVTPELLMEQGIVKNPMSGIKVLGNGELTVKLTVKANKFSQSAVEKIEAAGGKSEVI
- a CDS encoding KOW domain-containing RNA-binding protein — encoded protein: MSEQSTPRLGQFVKVLRGRDAGKLAVIIGIEESRYVNIADGDKRKFDQPKRKNLLHLEVLPEISHEVVRSLQESGRVTNSKLRYVLTKFAEESAAADVEQKGE
- a CDS encoding adenylate kinase, whose amino-acid sequence is MNILFMGPPGAGKGTQAERIVAEFGIPHISTGDAFRKAMNEGTPIGLKAKQYIDQGLLVPDDVTVGIVRERLAQPDCEAGFLLDGFPRTLAQAEALDGILTELGRTLDHVINLSVDRDLLLARLTGRRICKSCGATYHVIFNPPAQAGVCDKCQGELYQRSDDTEEKVGTRLDEYINKTAPLLEYYGNKGLLRQVDGEKEIDTVTSEIVSLLRG
- the truA gene encoding tRNA pseudouridine(38-40) synthase TruA, giving the protein MRNIGMLLSYDGTAYSGYQTQPGRDTIQGRIEEAIHMLTKEHAAVTASGRTDAGVHALGQVVNFATESSIPIERWCAAMNSRLPDDIVIRDAWEAPESFHARFSAKRKTYRYSILAERTRDVFRRNVEFHHPAPLDIEAMRQALQHFVGEHDFTSVASPKSPKLTNVRTICEARLEHEPNANQEPGRGRIHLFVTGNGFLYNMVRIIAGTLIWVGEGKFSPDDIVPILAAKNREAAGPTAVPHGLTLWSVEYDGEDRIDKAPPVFAEGKKDLA
- the rpmJ gene encoding 50S ribosomal protein L36 translates to MKVRPSVKPICEKCKVIRRKGNVMVICENPKHKQKQG
- the rplQ gene encoding 50S ribosomal protein L17, with product MAYQKLGRDSSARKALFRDLVTDLFLYERIQTTEAKAKEVRSIAEKLITLAKRGDLHARRQVAAFVRRETLNGEQDAIQKLFSDIAPRYTERPGGYTRIMKLGPRRGDSAPMVYLELVDRA
- the infA gene encoding translation initiation factor IF-1, yielding MAKEDVIEVEGTVIEPLPNATFRVELENGHQILAHVSGKLRMHFIRILTGDKVVVQLSPYDLSKGRITYRK
- the secY gene encoding preprotein translocase subunit SecY; protein product: MFKTVSNIWRVEDLRRRILFTLMILIVYRIGSFVPVPGVDTSVFANANQGTELFGFLNTFSGGALFKFSIFALGIFPYITASIIMQLLTMDVVPKFAEWAKEGEVGKKKIAQVTRYGTVVLGLIQAFGTAIGFNRLYGLELVPNATYTDYILIAIVLTAGTAFLMWLGEQVTEKGIGNGISIIIFAGIVAGIPTHIQEIVQSQFIDGNQLFLNIIKMIIIALFIVLIIVGVIYIQQGNRKIPVQYAKRVVGNKMYGGQNTHIPLKVNGAGVIPVIFASSLLMFPATIAQFWADKTWAQWIITHMMIDKPLGMVLYVLMIIGFTFFYTFVQLNPQQMADQMKKNGGYIPGIRPGKATATYLTRVMTRITLAGAIFLAVVSIIPVFFGSLAGLPRSVQIGGTSFLIVVGVALDTMKQIESQLIKRHYKGFINK
- the rpsK gene encoding 30S ribosomal protein S11 — translated: MAKAKKVVRTKRRDRKNIESGVAHIRSTFNNTIVTITDPHGNAISWASSGNLGYKGSRKSTPFAAQMAAESAAKTAMEHGMKSVEVMVKGPGAGREAAIRSLQAAGLEVSMIKDVTPIPHNGCRPPKRRRV